The following are encoded together in the Triticum dicoccoides isolate Atlit2015 ecotype Zavitan chromosome 6B, WEW_v2.0, whole genome shotgun sequence genome:
- the LOC119320559 gene encoding transcription termination factor MTERF9, chloroplastic-like, with the protein MPPGPDTTPTQTLTTLKQQTGPAAVVPHSLAAGRRAAMLRLRSSILTHLLSSPATSPVSPLHRLLSAAAPAISTPTTGFAVEDYLVGTCGLTRPQALKASAKLSHLKSPANADAVLAFLAGLGLSAAAVATAVARDPQLLCTGVERTLAPVVAGLSGLGVPRSEIARLVSVKASLFRRRSIVSNVALLQESGLGVCDIAKLCLTRPRLLSSNLERVQAALASAEALGVPRGSGMFRYAIEAVASFTEEKIAARVDYLKKTFRWSDADVSIAVCKAPYLIVKSKESLQCRSEFLISEVGLEPAYLTQRPAMVCYSLEGRMRPRYHVVKFLKENGLLKRDPSYYTVFKESEKYFMDKFICPHKEAAPHLAEDYAAACGGEVPARFRFT; encoded by the coding sequence ATGCCACCAGGACCAGACACCACACCAACGCAAACCCTCACCACTCTCAAACAACAGACTGGACCGGCGGCGGTCGTTCCCCAttccctcgccgccggccgccgcgccgccatgctcCGCCTCCGCAGCTCCATCCTCACCCACCTCCTCTCATCTCCAGCCACCTCTCCGGTATcccctctccaccgcctcctctcaGCCGCAGCGCCAGCCATCTCCACCCCGACCACCGGGTTCGCCGTGGAGGACTACCTCGTCGGCACCTGCGGCCTCACCCGACCCCAAGCCCTCAAGGCCTCCGCCAAGCTCTCCCACCTCAAGTCCCCCGCCAATGCCGACGCCGtcctcgccttcctcgccggcctcggcctctccgccgccgccgtcgccaccgccgtcgccaGGGACCCGCAGCTGCTCTGCACCGGCGTGGAGAGAACACTGGCGCCCGTCGTCGCGGGGCTCTCCGGCCTCGGCGTACCACGTTCTGAGATCGCGCGCCTCGTCTCGGTTAAAGCCAGCCTCTTCCGGCGTAGATCCATCGTCTCCAACGTCGCTCTCCTGCAAGAGAGTGGGCTAGGTGTTTGTGATATTGCCAAGCTGTGCCTCACTAGGCCACGGCTGCTCAGCAGCAACCTAGAGCGCGTCCAGGCGGCGTTGGCATCCGCCGAAGCACTCGGTGTACCCCGTGGATCCGGGATGTTCAGGTATGCGATAGAAGCTGTTGCATCCTTCACCGAGGAGAAGATCGCTGCCAGAGTGGACTACTTGAAGAAGACATTCAGGTGGTCGGATGCCGACGTGAGCATTGCTGTGTGTaaggctccgtatttgatcgtaaAATCAAAGGAATCACTGCAGTGCAGGTCTGAATTCCTCATCTCTGAGGTGGGGTTGGAACCGGCCTACCTCACTCAACGTCCGGCAATGGTCTGTTACAGCCTAGAGGGCCGGATGAGACCCCGGTACCACGTTGTAAAGTTTCTCAAGGAAAATGGATTGCTCAAGCGCGACCCGAGCTACTATACTGTTTTCAAGGAGAGCGAGAAGTATTTCATGGATAAGTTCATATGCCCTCACAAGGAGGCTGCACCACACCTTGCAGAAGATTATGCTGCCGCTTGTGGAGGGGAAGTGCCCGCTAGATTCAGATTTACATGA
- the LOC119326656 gene encoding uncharacterized protein LOC119326656, protein MLRLRLRWRALSQLLSAPSASPISQLLGYHSRLLSAAAPAVSTNHSFAVEDYLVSTCGLPQAQALKASHKLAHLKSPANPDAVLAFLAGLGLSGADVAALVARDPRFLCAGVGTILAPNVAALTGLGLACSDIAHLLWHAPGKFHRPQYTLLPCASSGPTRISSLLSSANPTFCRPTSTGWSSPLSRSCESLGLVLVILPSCVPLNHGCSPAT, encoded by the coding sequence atgctccgcctccgtctccgatgGCGCGCCCTCTCCCAGCTCCTCTCGGCCCCCTCCGCCTCTCCCATCTCCCAGCTCCTCGGCTATCACAGCCGCCTCCTCTCCGCGGCCGCGCCCGCCGTTTCCACCAACCATAGCTTCGCCGTCGAGGACTACCTCGTCTCTACCTGCGGGCTTCCCCAAGCGCAGGCCCTCAAGGCCTCCCACAAGCTCGCCCACCTCAAGTCCCCAGCCAATCCCGACGCCGtcctcgccttcctcgccggcctcggcctCTCCGGCGCTGATGTGGCCGCCCTCGTCGCCAGGGACCCCCGGTTCCTCTGCGCCGGCGTGGGGACAATACTGGCCCCCAACGTCGCCGCGCTCACCGGCCTTGGTCTCGCGTGCTCTGACATCGCGCACCTCCTCTGGCACGCCCCCGGCAAGTTCCATCGTCCCCAATATACACTACTGCCTTGTGCATCTTCGGGTCCTACGAGAATCTCCTCTCTGCTATCAAGCGCAAATCCTACATTCTGTCGTCCGACCTCGACAGGGTGGTCAAGCCCACTGTCGCGCTCCTGCGAGAGTTTGGGATTGGTCCTTGTGATATTGCCAAGCTGTGTGCCGCTCAACCATGGTTGCTCACCTGCAACGTAG